The following proteins are co-located in the Hydrogenispora ethanolica genome:
- the folB gene encoding dihydroneopterin aldolase, producing MTVSKLRLKNMVFYGYHGVFDAERELGQRIEVDLELELEAGPAIRTDDFDAALNYVDVYTVVKEIVEEGEFKLIEAMAGAILDQLWDAFDLQSLMVRVRKPQPPVGGIMEAAEFELRKERDASL from the coding sequence ATGACCGTTTCCAAATTGCGTTTAAAAAATATGGTTTTCTATGGTTACCATGGAGTCTTCGACGCCGAGCGGGAGCTGGGGCAGAGAATCGAAGTCGATCTGGAACTGGAGCTCGAGGCCGGGCCGGCGATCCGCACCGACGACTTCGACGCGGCCCTGAATTATGTCGATGTCTACACCGTGGTCAAGGAGATCGTCGAGGAAGGCGAGTTCAAGCTGATCGAGGCCATGGCCGGCGCGATCCTGGATCAGCTCTGGGACGCATTCGACCTGCAAAGCCTGATGGTCCGGGTCCGCAAGCCGCAGCCCCCCGTCGGCGGGATCATGGAGGCGGCCGAATTTGAGCTCCGGAAAGAGCGTGACGCTTCCCTGTAA
- a CDS encoding MlaE family ABC transporter permease yields the protein MSKARPPLALDPFSSLGRTMLSAVAGFGEACLLYFKSLKSLLSGTIFWKNTFLQMEMIGLKSLPIVLVISVFTGMVFSLQIAKIFATFGLSSQLGQGLTLAFARELAPVLTGVVVAGRIGSSIAAEIGSMKVTEQIEALEALSTDPIDYLVAPRIVAASLMLPVLVVFADFSGIIGGFLIAAAYANIPVKDFIDGILTFVNFWDFCGGVVKAACFGMIIAGVGSFKGLKTENGAVGVGKATTESVVISTILLFILNYFLSMILYRL from the coding sequence ATGTCCAAGGCCCGTCCGCCGCTGGCGCTCGATCCTTTTTCCAGTCTGGGCAGAACGATGCTCTCCGCCGTGGCTGGTTTCGGCGAGGCTTGCCTGCTTTATTTTAAAAGCTTAAAATCGTTGCTATCCGGGACGATCTTCTGGAAGAACACCTTCCTGCAGATGGAGATGATCGGCCTCAAGTCGTTGCCGATCGTCCTCGTCATCTCGGTCTTCACCGGAATGGTTTTCTCGCTGCAGATCGCCAAAATTTTCGCCACTTTCGGCCTCAGCTCCCAATTGGGGCAAGGCCTGACGCTCGCCTTCGCCCGGGAATTGGCGCCGGTGCTGACCGGAGTGGTGGTGGCCGGCAGGATCGGCTCTTCGATCGCCGCCGAGATCGGCTCGATGAAAGTGACTGAACAGATCGAAGCGCTGGAAGCGCTGTCGACCGATCCCATCGATTATCTGGTGGCGCCGCGCATCGTGGCCGCTTCCCTGATGCTGCCGGTACTGGTGGTTTTTGCCGACTTTTCGGGGATTATCGGCGGTTTTCTGATCGCCGCCGCTTATGCCAATATTCCCGTCAAAGATTTCATCGACGGGATTCTGACGTTCGTCAATTTTTGGGATTTCTGCGGCGGGGTGGTCAAGGCGGCCTGTTTCGGCATGATCATCGCTGGAGTGGGCTCCTTTAAAGGCTTGAAAACCGAAAACGGCGCGGTGGGCGTCGGAAAGGCCACCACCGAATCGGTGGTCATCTCCACCATTCTGCTCTTTATCCTGAACTATTTCCTGTCGATGATCTTATATCGGTTGTAG
- the gcvH gene encoding glycine cleavage system protein GcvH — MSLLPNDRKYTREHEWVKIEKDRVTVGITEYAQKELGDVVFVDLPAVGERVVAKSAMATIESVKAVSEIYAPISGEVLEVNDSLEHSPELVNQDPYEKGWIALIEITDKKELDELLSAADYAALVGA; from the coding sequence ATGAGCTTGTTGCCAAACGATCGGAAATACACCCGCGAACACGAGTGGGTAAAAATCGAAAAGGATCGGGTTACCGTGGGGATTACCGAATACGCCCAGAAGGAACTGGGGGATGTGGTTTTTGTGGATCTGCCGGCCGTCGGCGAGCGGGTCGTCGCCAAAAGCGCGATGGCCACCATCGAATCGGTCAAAGCAGTGTCGGAGATCTATGCGCCGATCAGTGGAGAAGTTTTGGAAGTCAACGATAGCTTGGAGCACAGCCCGGAACTGGTGAACCAGGATCCTTATGAAAAAGGCTGGATTGCGCTGATTGAGATTACGGATAAAAAAGAACTGGATGAGTTATTGAGCGCCGCCGATTACGCCGCTTTGGTCGGCGCGTGA
- the nadA gene encoding quinolinate synthase NadA, protein MATDFSADIAAIRRLREARQALILAHNYQNDEIQDLADIVGDSLALSQAAAATAAPVIVFCGVHFMAESAAILSPDKTVLLPAETAGCPMAEMASADEVLRWRAKYPRAAVVAYVNSTAAVKAVSDYCCTSANAVKLVRRIPETELIFLPDQNLGRFVAEQVPEKTIHLWPGYCLTHHRVTAAELLRAKELHPDAPVLAHPECRSEVTALADFVGSTSQIIAYVREAAAAKFIIGTEMGIIHGLQQEHPGKTFYLLAPGLVCPNMKQTTVAKVRLALEQMAPAITVDPAVREPARRALDRMLAYV, encoded by the coding sequence TTGGCAACAGACTTTTCAGCGGATATTGCCGCCATCCGGCGTCTGCGCGAAGCGCGCCAGGCGCTGATCCTGGCCCATAATTATCAGAACGACGAGATTCAGGACCTCGCCGATATCGTCGGCGACTCGCTGGCTTTGAGCCAGGCGGCGGCCGCCACCGCGGCGCCGGTCATCGTCTTCTGCGGGGTTCATTTCATGGCCGAGAGCGCGGCCATCCTCTCCCCGGACAAGACGGTGCTCCTCCCGGCGGAGACCGCCGGCTGCCCCATGGCCGAGATGGCCTCGGCCGATGAGGTGCTGCGCTGGCGGGCCAAGTACCCGCGGGCGGCGGTGGTCGCCTATGTCAACTCCACGGCGGCGGTCAAGGCAGTCAGCGACTATTGCTGCACCTCGGCCAATGCTGTGAAATTGGTCCGCCGGATCCCCGAGACGGAACTGATCTTCCTGCCCGATCAGAATCTGGGCCGTTTCGTGGCCGAGCAGGTTCCCGAAAAAACCATCCATCTCTGGCCGGGCTATTGCCTGACCCACCACCGGGTCACCGCCGCCGAACTCTTGCGGGCCAAGGAGTTGCACCCCGACGCCCCGGTCCTGGCGCATCCGGAATGCCGCTCCGAAGTCACCGCGCTGGCCGACTTTGTGGGCAGCACTTCGCAGATTATCGCTTATGTGAGAGAGGCGGCAGCCGCCAAGTTCATCATCGGGACCGAGATGGGCATCATCCACGGCCTGCAGCAGGAGCATCCGGGCAAAACCTTCTATCTGCTCGCGCCCGGCTTGGTCTGCCCGAATATGAAGCAGACGACCGTCGCCAAGGTCCGGCTGGCGCTGGAGCAGATGGCGCCGGCCATCACCGTCGATCCGGCGGTGCGCGAACCGGCCCGGCGCGCCCTGGACCGGATGCTGGCCTACGTTTGA
- a CDS encoding MlaD family protein, which translates to MDLTLNSETKVGIFTLVALLGMVSLFMWLSGSQFLERGYRLEAVFDRIEGLRPGAPVKYNGVDVGRISEVYFDDLKIIVAMRIQSEFKIPHRSKALIASSSVVGDKYLELMPLERGEKPLPGDRIIGKTPMSMEQIYVAAYEAITSLREIADSIKTLTGDPEVTQSIRNSLQNMERISKTLDKFSGQFQTIDLAGFFRRLDHIAAISERLAQNNEGQLDEIVRNINQSSAQLLQASLTANQFLQKADASGELGTNLKKTLANAERVTENLEQFSALLSSKDQDIEQLMTDAGQAMSAINQAAQSINNAVQKLTAGDDSTLAEIQQTVGTASQAAKRVNDYVKRLQQIRFANSLGVGSHRQDGALFSYRLDSSFDEKNGLRLQIDDIGEKNQATMQWMFTNPGYTSRVGLYQNKFGVGIDYPATSKWTVGVDLWDTHAAKLGISSSFQLPKNWSMSLEASTELDSKSDPSQEESWRWMLWRKF; encoded by the coding sequence ATGGATTTGACGTTGAACTCCGAAACCAAGGTAGGAATCTTTACGCTGGTGGCTTTGTTGGGGATGGTCTCCCTGTTTATGTGGCTTTCCGGTTCACAGTTTCTGGAGCGCGGTTATCGTTTGGAAGCGGTCTTTGACCGGATCGAAGGTCTGCGCCCGGGCGCGCCGGTGAAATACAACGGGGTGGATGTCGGCCGGATTAGCGAGGTCTATTTTGACGACCTGAAAATCATCGTGGCCATGCGGATCCAGTCGGAATTCAAGATCCCGCATCGCAGCAAGGCGCTGATCGCCAGCAGCAGCGTGGTCGGGGATAAGTATCTGGAGCTCATGCCGTTGGAACGGGGCGAAAAGCCGCTTCCCGGCGACCGGATCATCGGCAAAACTCCCATGTCCATGGAGCAGATCTATGTCGCGGCCTATGAGGCCATCACTTCGCTGCGGGAGATCGCCGATTCCATCAAGACGCTGACCGGCGATCCGGAAGTGACCCAATCGATCCGCAATTCGCTCCAGAATATGGAACGGATCTCCAAAACCCTCGACAAATTCAGCGGCCAATTTCAAACCATCGACTTAGCCGGCTTTTTCCGCCGGCTCGACCACATCGCGGCCATCTCCGAACGCTTGGCCCAGAACAACGAGGGTCAACTCGACGAAATCGTGCGCAATATCAACCAATCTTCCGCCCAACTGCTCCAGGCCAGCCTGACGGCAAACCAATTCCTGCAGAAAGCCGACGCCTCCGGCGAATTGGGGACCAATCTGAAAAAGACGCTCGCTAACGCCGAGCGAGTCACCGAGAATCTGGAACAGTTCTCGGCGCTCCTGTCATCCAAGGATCAGGACATCGAACAGCTCATGACCGACGCCGGCCAAGCGATGAGCGCTATCAATCAGGCCGCCCAGAGCATCAACAACGCCGTCCAGAAGCTCACCGCCGGCGACGACAGCACCCTGGCCGAGATCCAGCAGACAGTCGGCACCGCCAGCCAGGCGGCCAAGCGGGTCAACGATTATGTCAAGCGGTTGCAACAGATCCGCTTCGCCAATTCGTTGGGCGTCGGTTCGCACCGGCAGGACGGAGCGCTCTTCAGCTACAGGCTGGACAGCAGTTTTGACGAAAAAAACGGACTGCGGCTGCAGATTGACGACATCGGAGAGAAAAACCAGGCCACCATGCAGTGGATGTTTACGAACCCCGGATACACCAGCAGGGTTGGGCTCTACCAGAATAAGTTCGGAGTCGGAATTGACTACCCCGCCACCTCCAAATGGACCGTGGGCGTGGATCTCTGGGATACCCATGCCGCGAAGCTAGGAATCTCCTCCTCTTTTCAGCTGCCCAAGAATTGGTCGATGTCGCTTGAGGCCAGTACGGAATTGGATTCAAAATCCGACCCTTCCCAGGAGGAGAGTTGGCGCTGGATGTTGTGGCGAAAATTCTGA
- a CDS encoding biotin--[acetyl-CoA-carboxylase] ligase, which translates to MEEILQFLLERSGQYISGEALARRAGITRAGIWKQIEQLRALGFTIESAPRKGYRLTGGGDALLPVVVKDGLRTERFGRSLRYQFETDSTNSWARRQAEAGEPEGTVLVAETQRQGRGRMGRAWSSTPGKGLWFSMILRPRLSAADLAGLMTLTAVSMARAIAAVTGTAPDIKWPNDILYRGRKLVGILAEMKGELDWVNYLVIGIGVNVNHEAADFPPELADRAGSLRQIAGRNFSRAELLREFLAEFERAYDDVPANGLAAVIQYAREHSATLGREVTVSQGFGRTITGMALDLAEDGSLLLRDHAGELLRLSSGELIAGAAE; encoded by the coding sequence ATGGAAGAGATACTCCAATTCTTGCTGGAACGGTCCGGACAATATATATCCGGCGAAGCGTTGGCGCGCCGGGCCGGGATTACCCGGGCCGGAATCTGGAAACAAATTGAGCAACTGCGCGCCCTGGGGTTTACCATTGAATCGGCGCCGCGGAAAGGCTACCGGCTGACCGGGGGAGGCGACGCCTTACTCCCGGTGGTGGTCAAAGACGGGCTCCGTACCGAGCGTTTCGGCCGCAGCCTTCGCTATCAGTTCGAAACCGATTCGACCAATTCGTGGGCGCGGCGGCAGGCGGAAGCCGGAGAACCGGAGGGCACGGTACTGGTCGCCGAGACGCAACGGCAAGGCAGAGGTAGAATGGGCCGGGCCTGGTCGTCGACCCCGGGGAAGGGATTGTGGTTCAGCATGATCCTCCGGCCCCGCTTGAGCGCGGCCGATTTGGCCGGGCTCATGACCCTGACCGCGGTGTCGATGGCCCGGGCGATTGCGGCTGTTACGGGAACCGCTCCCGACATCAAATGGCCCAACGATATTCTTTATCGAGGCCGCAAGCTGGTGGGGATCCTGGCCGAGATGAAAGGCGAACTGGATTGGGTCAACTACTTGGTGATCGGGATCGGCGTAAATGTCAATCATGAGGCGGCGGATTTTCCGCCGGAACTGGCCGACCGGGCCGGATCGCTCCGTCAGATTGCCGGGCGGAACTTCTCCCGCGCCGAACTGCTCCGGGAGTTCCTGGCCGAGTTTGAACGGGCCTATGATGATGTCCCAGCCAACGGACTGGCGGCGGTCATTCAGTATGCCCGGGAGCATTCGGCCACTTTGGGCCGGGAGGTTACGGTGAGCCAGGGCTTTGGCCGGACCATCACCGGAATGGCGCTGGACCTGGCCGAGGACGGCAGCCTGCTGCTGCGGGATCATGCCGGAGAGTTGCTCCGGCTGAGTTCCGGAGAGCTCATCGCCGGAGCAGCGGAATAG
- the panC gene encoding pantoate--beta-alanine ligase: MKTIRSIAALQEEIREARRRGESVGFVPTMGYFHEGHLSLMRRARRENGLVVVSLFVNSLQFGPNEDFAKYPRDLDRDAQMAEGTGVDLLFHPEAAEMYPEGFQTTVTVGELTEGLCGASRPGHFQGVATVVLKLFHIVQPDRAYFGEKDAQQLRVIRRMARDLNLGLAVVGCPIVREPDGLALSSRNIFLAPAERQAALVLYRTLQRAGELLAAGERDSTALRRELFTVLDGEPLAELDYLAIVDSDTLQPRQPLAGTILVALAVRIGKTRLIDNLTFAITN; this comes from the coding sequence ATGAAGACCATCCGTTCGATCGCCGCGTTGCAGGAGGAGATCCGGGAAGCGCGCCGCCGGGGAGAATCCGTCGGATTCGTGCCGACCATGGGTTATTTTCATGAAGGGCATCTCTCGTTGATGCGCCGGGCCCGCCGGGAGAACGGGCTGGTCGTGGTCAGCCTGTTCGTCAATTCCCTGCAATTCGGGCCCAACGAGGATTTTGCCAAATACCCGCGGGATTTGGACCGCGACGCGCAAATGGCCGAGGGGACCGGGGTGGATCTGCTCTTCCATCCCGAGGCGGCCGAAATGTATCCCGAAGGCTTCCAGACCACGGTGACCGTGGGCGAGTTAACCGAAGGACTCTGCGGCGCCAGCCGGCCGGGGCATTTTCAAGGGGTGGCCACGGTCGTATTGAAACTTTTCCATATCGTCCAGCCGGACCGGGCGTACTTCGGGGAGAAGGATGCCCAACAGTTGCGGGTGATCCGCCGGATGGCGCGGGACCTGAATCTCGGCCTGGCGGTGGTGGGATGCCCGATCGTCCGGGAACCGGACGGCCTGGCGCTCAGTTCGCGCAATATCTTCTTAGCTCCGGCGGAACGCCAAGCCGCTTTGGTGCTCTACCGGACCCTGCAACGGGCCGGGGAATTGCTCGCCGCCGGAGAACGGGATAGTACCGCGCTGCGCCGGGAATTATTTACGGTGTTGGACGGGGAACCCCTGGCCGAGCTGGATTACCTGGCCATCGTCGACAGCGACACCCTGCAACCGCGGCAACCGCTGGCCGGAACCATCCTGGTGGCGCTGGCGGTCCGGATCGGCAAGACCCGGCTGATCGATAACCTGACCTTTGCCATCACCAACTGA
- the panB gene encoding 3-methyl-2-oxobutanoate hydroxymethyltransferase: protein MREITTLKLRKMKQDGTKLVMVTAYDYAAARLAEEAGVDLILVGDTLGMVVLGYDTTLQVTLEDMIHHLKPVVRGTRRVMVVGDLPFMSYQVSPEQAVVSAGRLVQEGGAQAVKLEGGAAVVPAISRITAAGIPVLGHLGFTPQSVHQLGGAIFQGKTAAKARGLLEDALRLEDAGVCAVVLELVPWEAAELISRRLTVPTIGIGSGPACDGQVLVYHDLLGLNPEIRLKHNKVFAEIGKLTSAALGAYAAEVRSGQFPAEEHTRRMDPAAWRELQESAGMTRPEGGRP from the coding sequence ATGAGGGAAATTACGACCCTAAAACTGCGCAAGATGAAGCAGGACGGAACCAAACTGGTGATGGTCACGGCCTATGATTACGCCGCCGCCCGGCTGGCGGAGGAGGCGGGGGTCGACCTGATCCTGGTCGGGGACACCCTGGGCATGGTGGTGCTGGGATATGACACGACCCTCCAGGTGACGCTGGAGGACATGATCCATCACCTCAAGCCGGTGGTCCGGGGGACCCGGCGGGTGATGGTCGTCGGCGATCTGCCCTTCATGTCGTATCAAGTATCGCCGGAGCAAGCCGTGGTCAGCGCGGGCCGCCTGGTCCAGGAAGGCGGGGCCCAGGCGGTCAAGCTGGAGGGGGGCGCGGCGGTGGTCCCGGCGATCAGCCGGATCACCGCCGCCGGAATACCGGTCCTGGGCCACCTCGGATTCACCCCGCAGTCGGTACACCAGTTGGGCGGCGCCATCTTTCAGGGCAAGACGGCGGCCAAGGCCCGCGGCTTGCTCGAGGATGCGCTGCGGCTGGAAGACGCCGGAGTCTGCGCCGTCGTTTTGGAGCTGGTTCCCTGGGAAGCGGCGGAACTGATCAGCCGGCGGTTGACGGTTCCGACCATCGGAATCGGATCCGGGCCGGCTTGTGACGGCCAGGTCCTGGTCTATCACGATCTGCTGGGACTCAACCCGGAAATCCGGCTGAAGCATAACAAGGTCTTCGCGGAGATCGGCAAGCTGACCTCGGCCGCGCTCGGCGCCTATGCGGCCGAGGTTCGTTCCGGGCAATTCCCGGCCGAGGAACATACCCGGCGCATGGATCCCGCGGCCTGGCGGGAATTGCAAGAGAGCGCCGGCATGACCCGCCCGGAAGGGGGACGGCCATGA
- a CDS encoding DUF362 domain-containing protein → MSATVLFSPVTFDKYDSEVTLPAKFGRLIDRLGMAETVQGKWTVIKMHLGRRIGYSTIPPLFVKILVDKLQSYGAKVYISDQEIANAKARGYSEDYLGVPIVPACGVTGKYFYEQRVDFKTFQNVDVAGNIYDAEVMIDLSHVKGHGACGYGGACKNIAMGCVTDRTRQQIHGLEGGLEWNEQLCSGCELCVNSCNHDANSFQDGKYRVNFHHCTYCQHCVKVCPSGALTMDARRYEDFQQGMAICTDTVLKQFQPGHVFYINVLLQITALCDCWGLTTPALVPDLGIMAATDIVAIEQACLDAIRFENLIPSGIPQGMELGTSGHLFERLHGKNPFIQLQELEKRGLGNREYRLETVE, encoded by the coding sequence ATGAGCGCTACAGTTTTGTTTTCACCGGTAACCTTCGACAAGTATGACTCCGAGGTTACGCTGCCGGCCAAATTCGGACGCTTGATCGATCGCCTGGGAATGGCCGAAACCGTCCAGGGCAAGTGGACCGTCATCAAAATGCACTTGGGCAGGAGAATCGGTTATTCGACCATCCCGCCTTTGTTTGTGAAGATTCTCGTCGACAAGCTGCAGTCCTACGGCGCCAAGGTATATATCAGCGACCAGGAAATCGCCAATGCCAAAGCCCGGGGTTATTCCGAGGATTATCTGGGGGTGCCGATCGTTCCGGCTTGCGGCGTCACCGGCAAGTATTTCTATGAGCAGCGGGTGGACTTCAAGACCTTTCAAAACGTCGATGTGGCCGGGAATATCTACGACGCCGAAGTGATGATCGACCTATCGCACGTCAAAGGCCATGGCGCCTGCGGGTACGGCGGGGCCTGCAAGAATATTGCCATGGGTTGCGTCACCGACCGGACCCGGCAGCAGATCCACGGGTTGGAAGGCGGCCTGGAATGGAACGAGCAATTGTGCAGCGGTTGCGAGCTTTGCGTCAACAGCTGTAATCATGATGCCAACAGTTTTCAGGACGGCAAGTATCGGGTCAACTTCCATCACTGTACCTACTGCCAGCATTGCGTCAAGGTCTGTCCCAGCGGCGCCTTGACCATGGACGCCCGGCGTTATGAGGATTTCCAACAGGGGATGGCCATCTGTACCGACACGGTGTTGAAACAGTTCCAGCCGGGCCATGTCTTCTATATCAACGTCTTGCTCCAGATTACAGCCCTCTGTGACTGCTGGGGCTTGACAACGCCGGCGCTGGTTCCGGATCTCGGCATCATGGCGGCCACCGACATTGTCGCGATCGAACAGGCCTGCCTCGACGCCATCCGGTTCGAAAACCTGATCCCCAGCGGCATACCGCAGGGAATGGAACTGGGGACCAGCGGACACCTTTTCGAAAGGCTCCATGGGAAGAATCCCTTTATCCAACTGCAGGAATTGGAGAAACGGGGCTTGGGAAACCGCGAATACCGGCTGGAGACGGTCGAATGA
- a CDS encoding S1C family serine protease, with translation MKKVSQEVIALTTSRSIRSRLIVLAMVLALAFGSLLPLGQVRAAAPGPDLIGTSIVADIAESNMSKVVWITANFEKQVQSFFFGKKKQQFQGFGSGFFFDEQGHILTNAHVVAGAQSIEVTLQGQKKPLPATVVGLDTEFDLAILKVDLAEPARYFRFGDSDRIRVGEWVVAIGNPYGLDHTVTQGIISAKGRPLTAGVDNGDSTTYENMLQTDAAINPGNSGGPLLNLQGEVIGINTAVSSAGQNLSFAIPINTVKENLKELMAKGRLSHPWIGAAMIDLKLLDTKDRAALSISTAEGVLIGPVKGGPADKAGLRTYDLIIRVDEQEISGVDDLIKIIRQHKVGDQLAIQFIRKGNPLSVKLLLEEKPQPKR, from the coding sequence GTGAAGAAAGTTTCTCAAGAGGTGATCGCATTGACAACTTCTCGAAGCATCCGTTCCCGGTTGATCGTTTTGGCGATGGTTCTGGCGCTCGCCTTCGGCTCCCTGCTGCCGCTGGGGCAAGTCCGAGCCGCGGCGCCGGGGCCGGACCTCATCGGCACGAGCATCGTGGCGGACATCGCCGAGTCGAATATGTCCAAAGTCGTCTGGATAACCGCCAATTTCGAAAAGCAGGTACAGTCGTTCTTCTTTGGCAAAAAGAAGCAGCAATTTCAGGGTTTCGGCAGCGGTTTTTTCTTCGATGAGCAAGGCCATATCCTGACCAACGCCCATGTGGTCGCCGGCGCCCAATCGATCGAGGTCACGCTGCAAGGCCAGAAAAAACCGCTGCCTGCCACGGTCGTGGGCCTGGATACCGAATTTGACCTGGCCATCCTCAAAGTGGACCTCGCCGAGCCGGCCAGGTATTTCCGTTTTGGCGACTCGGACCGGATCCGGGTCGGAGAATGGGTCGTGGCCATCGGCAACCCGTACGGACTCGACCATACCGTCACCCAAGGGATCATCAGCGCCAAGGGCCGTCCGTTGACAGCGGGCGTGGATAACGGCGACAGCACTACATACGAGAATATGCTGCAGACCGATGCCGCCATCAACCCCGGCAACAGCGGCGGACCCCTGCTCAATCTGCAAGGAGAAGTGATCGGCATCAACACCGCAGTCAGCTCCGCCGGGCAGAATTTGAGTTTCGCCATTCCCATCAATACCGTAAAAGAGAATCTCAAAGAGCTGATGGCCAAAGGGCGGCTCAGCCATCCCTGGATCGGCGCGGCCATGATCGACCTCAAGCTATTGGACACCAAAGACCGCGCGGCGCTGAGCATCTCCACCGCCGAGGGCGTGCTCATCGGCCCCGTCAAAGGCGGCCCGGCCGATAAAGCCGGCCTGCGCACCTACGATCTCATCATTCGAGTGGATGAACAGGAGATCTCCGGCGTCGACGATCTGATCAAGATTATCCGGCAGCATAAAGTCGGCGATCAACTGGCCATCCAGTTTATCCGGAAAGGAAATCCGCTCAGCGTGAAGCTGCTCCTCGAAGAGAAGCCTCAGCCGAAACGCTGA
- a CDS encoding winged helix-turn-helix transcriptional regulator, with translation MEESLEKTCPPNVECSIEKALEILEGKWSFLIIKELFEGVRRFGELRHAMPGISPKTLAGRLRELEAKGILTRTAYPTIPPTVEYELTEKGRSLKPVIVEMKLWGAKWS, from the coding sequence ATGGAAGAATCTCTTGAAAAAACGTGCCCGCCCAATGTCGAGTGTTCCATCGAGAAAGCTTTGGAGATCCTCGAGGGCAAATGGAGCTTCTTGATTATTAAGGAGTTATTCGAGGGCGTCAGACGCTTCGGAGAATTGCGCCACGCCATGCCGGGGATCAGCCCCAAGACGCTGGCGGGACGCCTTCGCGAGCTGGAGGCCAAAGGGATCCTGACCCGCACCGCGTATCCGACTATCCCGCCGACCGTGGAGTATGAGCTGACGGAGAAAGGCCGCAGCCTGAAACCGGTCATCGTCGAGATGAAGCTGTGGGGCGCCAAATGGAGCTGA
- the panD gene encoding aspartate 1-decarboxylase: MLRNMCKSKIHRATVTEANLNYVGSITIDETLLQKTDILPYELVQVVNINNGERFETYAIAGAPGSGTVCLNGAAARLAVPGDIVIIIAYGLYDPEELERWEPRIVHVDANNRIIG; the protein is encoded by the coding sequence ATGTTACGGAATATGTGCAAGTCCAAGATTCACCGGGCCACGGTCACCGAGGCCAACCTGAATTACGTCGGCAGCATCACCATTGATGAGACGCTGCTTCAAAAGACGGATATTTTGCCCTATGAACTGGTCCAGGTCGTCAACATCAATAATGGGGAACGGTTTGAGACCTATGCCATTGCCGGAGCTCCCGGTTCGGGGACGGTCTGCCTGAACGGCGCGGCGGCCCGCCTGGCGGTCCCCGGCGATATCGTCATCATCATCGCCTACGGCCTCTATGACCCGGAGGAGCTGGAGCGCTGGGAACCGCGGATCGTCCACGTGGACGCCAACAACCGGATCATCGGCTGA
- a CDS encoding ABC transporter ATP-binding protein, with product MIKLVNLSYAIGGRMILQQLNLTVERGETLVIMGPSGCGKSTLLRLIMGLIQPTAGWVEIDGTGTAAFTKEEWREIRQQMGMVFQSSALFDSLNIYDNVAFGLRRKGLPEAEIRERVYRTLAIVGLEPETAAKMPADLSGGMKKRTAIARAVAIEPPILLYDEPTTGLDPIIADTINELIRELQRNLGITSIVVTHDIQSALKVADRVGLLNEGDLVEVRPRAELDRVSHPLFRQFLQNFRLEI from the coding sequence GTGATTAAGCTGGTCAACCTGAGTTACGCCATTGGCGGCAGAATGATCTTACAACAGCTGAATTTGACCGTCGAGCGGGGCGAGACCCTGGTCATCATGGGGCCAAGCGGTTGCGGCAAAAGCACCCTGCTCCGACTGATCATGGGGTTGATCCAGCCCACCGCGGGCTGGGTGGAGATCGACGGTACCGGAACCGCCGCCTTCACCAAGGAGGAGTGGCGGGAGATCCGGCAGCAAATGGGAATGGTCTTTCAGTCCTCGGCGCTTTTTGACTCTTTGAATATATACGATAACGTCGCTTTCGGCCTGCGCCGCAAGGGGCTGCCGGAAGCGGAGATTCGCGAGCGGGTCTACCGGACCTTAGCCATCGTCGGCTTGGAACCGGAGACCGCCGCAAAAATGCCGGCCGACCTGAGCGGCGGCATGAAAAAACGGACGGCGATCGCCCGGGCGGTGGCCATCGAACCGCCGATCCTGCTGTACGATGAGCCGACGACCGGCCTCGATCCGATCATCGCCGACACCATTAACGAACTCATTCGGGAGCTGCAACGCAATTTGGGAATCACCTCGATCGTGGTCACCCACGACATCCAGAGCGCCCTGAAGGTTGCGGACCGGGTCGGTCTCTTGAATGAAGGTGACCTGGTGGAGGTGCGGCCCCGGGCCGAGTTGGACCGGGTCAGTCATCCGCTGTTCCGCCAATTTTTGCAAAATTTTCGCTTGGAAATCTAA